In the Penaeus chinensis breed Huanghai No. 1 chromosome 31, ASM1920278v2, whole genome shotgun sequence genome, one interval contains:
- the LOC125042266 gene encoding AP-1 complex subunit sigma-2-like isoform X4 translates to MQFMLLFSRQGKLRLQKWYEAHPDKLKKKITRELISTILARKPKMSSFLEWKDLKIVYKRYASLYFCCAIEQEDNELLTLEIIHRYVELLDKYFGSVCELDIIFNFEKAYFMLDELMVGGEVCETSKKNVLKAIAAQDLLQEDEAVEGALREIGLY, encoded by the exons ATGCAGTTTATGTTATTATTCAGCCGTCAAGGCAAGCTGCGCCTTCAGAAATGGTACGAGGCTCACCCAGACaaattgaagaagaagataacAAGAGAACTCATCTCTACCATCCTTGCCAGAAAACCTAAGATGTCCTCGTTCTTGGAGTGGAAGGACTTGAAAATTGTTTATAAGAG ATATGCATCCTTATACTTTTGCTGTGCCATAGAGCAGGAAGACAATGAACTCTTGACTTTAGAGATAATTCATCGCTATGTTGAACTCCTTGACAAGTACTTCGGAAGT GTGTGCGAACTCGACATCATCTTCAACTTTGAGAAGGCGTACTTCATGTTAGATGAACTGATGGTGGGAGGTGAAGTTTGTGAGACCAGTAAGAAAAATGTGCTCAAGGCAATTGCGGCTCAGGACCTTCTGCAGGAG
- the LOC125042266 gene encoding AP-1 complex subunit sigma-2-like isoform X2: MQFMLLFSRQGKLRLQKWYEAHPDKLKKKITRELISTILARKPKMSSFLEWKDLKIVYKRYASLYFCCAIEQEDNELLTLEIIHRYVELLDKYFGSVCELDIIFNFEKAYFMLDELMVGGEVCETSKKNVLKAIAAQDLLQEDEIVEMALRDMGLI, encoded by the exons ATGCAGTTTATGTTATTATTCAGCCGTCAAGGCAAGCTGCGCCTTCAGAAATGGTACGAGGCTCACCCAGACaaattgaagaagaagataacAAGAGAACTCATCTCTACCATCCTTGCCAGAAAACCTAAGATGTCCTCGTTCTTGGAGTGGAAGGACTTGAAAATTGTTTATAAGAG ATATGCATCCTTATACTTTTGCTGTGCCATAGAGCAGGAAGACAATGAACTCTTGACTTTAGAGATAATTCATCGCTATGTTGAACTCCTTGACAAGTACTTCGGAAGT GTGTGCGAACTCGACATCATCTTCAACTTTGAGAAGGCGTACTTCATGTTAGATGAACTGATGGTGGGAGGTGAAGTTTGTGAGACCAGTAAGAAAAATGTGCTCAAGGCAATTGCGGCTCAGGACCTTCTGCAGGAG
- the LOC125042266 gene encoding AP-1 complex subunit sigma-2-like isoform X3, whose product MQFMLLFSRQGKLRLQKWYEAHPDKLKKKITRELISTILARKPKMSSFLEWKDLKIVYKRYASLYFCCAIEQEDNELLTLEIIHRYVELLDKYFGSVCELDIIFNFEKAYFMLDELMVGGEVCETSKKNVLKAIAAQDLLQEEETPQGLFEDHGLG is encoded by the exons ATGCAGTTTATGTTATTATTCAGCCGTCAAGGCAAGCTGCGCCTTCAGAAATGGTACGAGGCTCACCCAGACaaattgaagaagaagataacAAGAGAACTCATCTCTACCATCCTTGCCAGAAAACCTAAGATGTCCTCGTTCTTGGAGTGGAAGGACTTGAAAATTGTTTATAAGAG ATATGCATCCTTATACTTTTGCTGTGCCATAGAGCAGGAAGACAATGAACTCTTGACTTTAGAGATAATTCATCGCTATGTTGAACTCCTTGACAAGTACTTCGGAAGT GTGTGCGAACTCGACATCATCTTCAACTTTGAGAAGGCGTACTTCATGTTAGATGAACTGATGGTGGGAGGTGAAGTTTGTGAGACCAGTAAGAAAAATGTGCTCAAGGCAATTGCGGCTCAGGACCTTCTGCAGGAG